The DNA window accccgtgcttggtttgagaaattctctattgtgatctcgtcttttggctttgtttctagcagtcatgattctgctctttttattaagtgcactgatgcaggtcgtatcattctatctttatatgttgatgacatgattattactggtgatgatattgatggtatttcagttttgaagacagagttgaCTAaacgatttgaaatgaaggatttgggttatctttgatatttcctgggtattgaggtagcatactcacctagaggttaccttctttctcagtcgaaatatgttgcTGATATTCTTGAGcggctagacttactgataacaagactgtggatactcctattgaggttaatgcaaggtactcttcttctgatgatttacctttgatagatcctactttataccacactattgttgggagtttggtatatctcaccattactcttccagatattgcatatgctgttcatgttgttagtcagtttgttgcttctcctactactgttcactgggcagctgttcttcgtattttgtgatatcttcggggtacagtttttcaaagtcttttactttcatccacctcttccttggagttgcgtgtatactctgatgctgatcatggtagtgatcccacagatcgcaagtctgttaccgggttctgtatctttttaggtgattctcttattttttggaagagcaagaaacaatctattatttctcaataatccaccgaagcagaatatcgtgccatggcatctactaccaaagagattgtttggttatgttGGTTACTTGCTAATATGggaatttccttttctcatcctatTCCTAtatattgtgacaaccagagttctattcaaattgctcataactcggtttttcatgagtgcactaagcacattgagatcgattgtcatcttactcgtcatcatctcaaacatggcaccattgctttgcctattgttccttcttccttgcagattgcagatttctttaccaaggcgcattccatctctcgttttcattttctggttggcaaactctcgatgcttgtagctgccgcatcgtgagtttgaggggagatgttaaataatatttatgtagtcttatttattaagggtagaatagtactttcagtttaacctatatatactttatttgtatttagattaAGACTAAGTATTCATAATAtgcagattattcagaatttcagcctcctttttgtatttgatctcaattaatttaacagTTTTGTCATGAGGAGGGTGAGCTGCTGGGCGTCGATCTGGGGCAGTGGTGGTGGCTGCTTTCTTGATAATGGAGAGATGAGGgagaagttttaattttaatggtcTAATGGGGGAGGAGGAAAGAACGACTGACTTTGCGTTTTGGTCTTCTGACTCTACTCTCTTTGTATGTGTGCGAGAGAAGAATGgtgggtctttttttttatgcgaGGGCGGCTGGAggcttcaggttttttttttttttttgaaaaatctgcatttaattttttttattaaaatttgtttttttttattttgatgggctaataatataaataaattttaaaaaaatattattttaaaacattttttcatcgaaaaatatttcaaaaaacaatttctattaAAATCTCAATCTATTTTTCAAAGTTTCTTCAGCAAGATCCAAAAATATCCATCCATCTAAGTGTTTTAACGAGCTATGAACTAAATATCTACTTGATTGTGATACgaagtgttattttatttttgaattttgaatttatttttggaatttttttatttcttttcttttatatatttctttaaacataaatattttttatatgaagtaTTTGTTGCCTTAATTTGTTCTGATTCTTGAATTGAAAAACTTCTAATGGATTTACAATTGAAGTAACTGATTTTCCATTAATAACATTAGCCACTGAAGCTAGAACACTGGGTGTGTGTGAGCGAGAATGAATTCCTTTTTGAACTCATTTTATTATCTATGCATGCTTACGTGCAAACTTGACACAAACAATTGGTGTCAAGTTTCTTCTCCTCTATGTTTTGCTtcctttttatttgagaaaGTTGAATAAAATGTAAGTAATAATAACTCAATTGCTTATGTGTACTtaacttttaaatatattattatgatttatctataaagttttttatataaataaattatataatttatttaactttagtAAAAGGAGCCGTAGCTACGTAGTGCAAGCAGAGAACATAATATAACAAATCAAGCAAGACTAGAAACCAATCTTGTCTACTATTCATAATTGGAAAAGAatacaataaatacaaataagagCAAATCTAAAAATGAAGGCAACATCtatctcttctttattttatatcaatagcCATcctattatacatatatataggcAGCCTAGAACTCGATACAAATGTTGCAATTAACAACAATCTATGCATGCTTACGTGCGAACTCCAGAAGACATTGACAGAGTTCTTTAGGCCTAGAAGCAATTGCCATATGATCTGCTGGAATCTCCATCACTTCCTTAACCTCATTGTGTTCAATCATGAAGCGCTGCAATGACGGAACCACCAATAAATCTTGAGTACAAACAACATAATCTCGCACAACCGATCCAAATTTCTCCTTCGTGAACTTGTTTGCCTTGGCCAGACTTTCAAGAAACAATGATCCTGATCTCTTTAAAAGCGTTTGGAGACTGAGATCctgcaaacaagaaaaatatatcatcacTACACTAGTTATTACAGTCAAACAGATCAGTCCAAGATcgaaaatcaatttgtaatcaGATTCACGAGCCGTACCTCAGGGGAGGCAAGGTTAAAAGCAGTGGACTTCATGAATGTCTCATATCCCGCGGTTGAAGACACTACACTCTGCCACCCGTCTGCCACGGCTGGGctattttcaataaactaacaGAAAGAACAAAATGTATAAGGGTTTAATTTAAAGTTAGAGATGATTGGTAATGCCTTTACATTTGCATGTTTTCAATTAAAGGGCCTTaattaaatgcaaaataaaataaattgcgCTACCTTCTCTAACATATACGATGGCCGGTGCTCGGTATCAGGCAAGAATGCTGTAACAAAAACAGCTAGAGAAATCTTCTCTGGGAACTTCTCCATAGCAAAAGCCACGTTTAAGCCACCTAGACTATGACCCACCAATacaaccttttcattttcagCTAAGTTGGCCACGAACTCGATCAAGGGCTCATTATACTGATCAAAAGTAACAACTTCTTCCAGTGTTTTCGTGTTCACCCCTGATGCACTCATGTCAAGGGCTGTGACAGAGTGCCCAGCTGCCTCTAGCATTGTCTTCACCTTGTACCATGCCCAAGCTCCTGAAGCTGAACCATGGATCAAAACAAAATGCGTTGTTTGATTGTTGCTAtctcccatttttttttgttggctgATTGATAGTACTATAAACAAAGTAAAGGCTTTTGGTTTTGCTTGACAGTACGTAAAATTTTCGTAATGCCTTGAGTGTGCTTAGTAATGTCGTTGCTTGGTGGTATATATAGAGAGTACCGTCTGTTGAAAAGTTGAAAGTAGGAAATGTCAagtcacatgtttttttttttttttttttatcaagaactCCTAGGCATTATTTTCTTTGACAAGTCAAGTCATGCGTTCGATCATTGATGGTATTAACATGCAATATTGGGGAGGAagtgcaaaaaataattttgaaattcaacaattatatatatatatatatatatatatatatatatatatatatatatatatatatatatatatatatattcatgatgAAAAGCAGCCATGCTTTCTTCGTTGAAGAACTTCAAATAATATGACCAAGAAGATAGCTTGTTCTTGGAGAAGTTTACTCAAATACAAACGCAactctttcttctatttttcttctgtAATTTCTCAGGAAAATGAACATATTTCGTAACAGATCAGTTCAAGAttgaaaattcaaacaaaattctttcattgttttactttttcaatAGTTAATTATATTGGTTCTTGGTATCCTATTTTTACTGTACTTGCACGTGTAGTCGTTTCAGACTTTTATAATTTCCTTCTAAGtttcttttaaacaaaaaatttagtccctctctttattttctaacaacTGGCCCTTTATTTTCTAAAGGAAAAACGAACACCCAACACATCCGGATCTgaagtttaataaatatgtgtgtttgctaaattaaaatactaaaattttataaatgaattcaatgtttttttttcatttaaaaaggaGAGGTTTGAGAATTCTAAAAGGTGAACTAAAAAACTGTTGATGTTAGttggattaatattacattttgcAAATGTAACCTATGATGAGTAgtttatataatttgtaaaatacTCGTTCCACTTTTGGGTGATTTAAAAGGGAAAGGAATTGCTATCTAAATTTAAGATAACTAGGACATTTAAGATTAGTCATTTAAGCCGTAGTCAATTGCAATATCTAAACTCGGTCATCcgtctcggatgccattaaccaaaactaatcacaaaatcaaacccGTCATCTCTCacggataccattagccgaaccCAATCATCATAATCAACTCGGCCATCCCTTTAGGGTACCATTTGTCGAGACTAATCATCACAAAACCCGGCCATCCATCCAGGATGTCATTAGCTGAAGTTAATCATCAATTCATCTCAGGCATCCCCgtaggatgccattagtcgaagctaatcatcaatcacaacccGATCATctatctcggatgccattagccgaagctaatcaacaactcaatcaacatttcataatcGGTTTAACATTCATTAACAACAGTTCATAATCGGTTTAACATTCGGCAACAACTCAAGTTCATCAACAACTCAATTAGCATTTCATAATCGGTTTACCTTTCATCAACAACTTGATAATATATCATCgtcaaacaatttattttagaacatttacattatacaaaaaaaaggtggaaaccacctactTGTTCCTCCCGTGGGGTGTCCTTGCCCGGTCGAAGGTCCGATCTCGATCGCACCACCTaacacatcaatggtcacaaatcagcacaTTTGCATTTTGAAATCACATGACTCATCACCATACATATTTAAAGAATCCACATGTTCACATTCCAGTGTTCCACACATCTTACACAATCATACAATGAATTCGTTCCAGGCATTTAAGTCAATTCTAATATGGAAGTCTATCACAGAACATCGACATcaaaaactggttcgctggtGACACAGAATTGGCAGCAAAAACTGGTTCGCTAGTGACatagaattcggcagcgaaaactggttcgctagTAACACATAAATCAACAACGAAAACTTGTTTGCTGGtgacataaaaatcaacaacgaaaactggttcgctggtGACACATAAATCGACAGAGAAAACTAGTTCGCTGGTGATACATaaatcgacagcgaaaactTGTTCGCTGGTGATACATAAATCGACAACGAAAACTAATTCGCTACTGACACAAGAAGGTGTAAGCGTACTTAGTCTACTGCTTACTCGGTAATcgttgatgaaaattgagttgttgtagatccagaaatcgtcaacgCAACACATTTCTACGGGTGACCCTGGAATCGTCAACGTACTTAGTCTACTGCTTACtcagaaatcattgatgaaaactgaacTGGTGTCTCAAGAATTGTCGATGAAATAGGAGAACATAGAAGACAAACTTGTGGTAAGCAGTGAAGGTATTGCCATCACTTAAACATTTTCATGTAAGCTTATGCCTAGTCATAAACATTTCTAAAGCTGAAGGCCTTAGAAGATGAAGACAGCATAAAAAGGAATATTGTGCTTTCAAAATGTACAAGTTGTGCTTCATAAATAAATCACAATAAGTTGATGTTATGGTCAACCCCTCCAATCATAAATTCAAGCCTTGTCATCAAAAGATTTTCAAGCTCTACCATTAGAAAGTTCAACTCTGCCATCAAAAAGTGTAAGCCTTGCAATCATAAAATTTCAAGCCttgtcaacaaaaaaatttcaagctcTACTATAAAAAAGTTCAACTCTGCCATTAAGAAATGTAAGGCCTGtgatttgaaaatttcaaaCCCCATCATTATTAAGTTTAATTCGAGTCTATAATCGAGATATCTTTTGATCGAATCCTATTGCTAATTATGTCAAACATGGacccttttagattttttttattaaggttgGTCACTTGATAACATAGACCATTTAGATTTTTGTTGACATGACGTGAACGACTTCGGATGACGGCTAAGGCTCCTGGATCGAGGGAGTTTTGGATGTGTTGGGGTTAATCATAAGAATATGATTAATATGGTTCAGGAGTCGCCCGTTATATTATGGTCACTGGAAAACTTAATGGTCTGCGATAGTTTGGGTAAGGGGACTAGTTGTGCATGGGGAAGACACATCACCCTAGTGCACACTACCtatggtaagctgcattgtagattaattgtttttttttttctaaggtcGTGTTTCTATTCATTGATTTATCTAAGGTTCAAGAAAAATcctctaaactttgattttcttgcgaTTTCATCCAATTaagcttgtaaaaattaaatttggtcctaaaaaattccaatattctcaattaaacacaaattaGGTTTTcgaacttaatttttcaccaattaaatcctgaataaaaataatttgacccattaaaagtctaattaattCCTTGCACTtactcaattcttttaattttggcctaaattaatttatagacttaattaaatccttaattaaacctatgattttaaatcaaattagcctattaaaaatccaattaagttctcagacttaatttttatgcaactTCGTCCAAAATTCATCTTCAACTTgcattatctttaatatttaggtCTTTCAAAGGAGTCTTTGAATTTCCAAAGTTGTCAGAGATTCAGTTTGGTCACTCcaactcttatatatatatatgcatgtagATCCTTCTTCAGCTTGTTcttctgtatttttatttgaatattcaaacttttttttttttgtatacaaGATAAATTTAGGGGAACCAAAGATTGGGTTATGACATTTGTCAAGGTTGGTCACCTCACAACATGGACCTATTTAGATTTTTGTCAAGGTTGAGAACTTGATAACATGGacccttttagattttttgtcaAGGTTGGTCACATGATAACTTGGACCCATTTagagttttttctgttttgctgAGGATCCCAGACAATATAAGTGGGAGGCATTCACGCAAAGGGAGAACATAAATAGAGATTAAAAGGGGATACTCTTGCAAATTAAACTAGCACAAACCCTGgcacaaggaagaaaaaaaaaacatagcatcCTAATTTTTCAGCAATAACAACCATATTCTCAGTGTCCAATCTCTCATATTTGGTGGAGGAGGTTGACAACTCCTACTCAATAAACCAATGGTTGTGGAGCCATCGTTAGACAATTTAAggggaaaattgatatttttctaattatagaTTTTTCAGGTTTCCTTATAAATCATGTCTTATATTTCTTATGATGCGATGTAAAATGTAAGTAGGGTACAATATGTAAATGcctaaaacacaaaagaaaagaactacCACTTTTAGGTATAACATTCATTTTCTTCTAAAAGGTTTTAGAAGATTTTTCACTGGTAGTTTGTGTGGATTACCATTAGAGGCGGCCAATTAGACGGTTTGTGTTCTGCGACAATGCAGCTTTGAAGCAAATATTAAAAACCAGAAAGAACATatgattttcatgtatttttcgtataaaccctaaacaactctagatttgtCTAGTAGGATCCTTGGATTCCTTAAatgttttaagatattttttaagattattgaaacatgcttttcatttcttgataagtttatattttttttaaaaaatattttttataagataataatttcatcaaaacaaataagaaacatgaataagaaaaggGAGTTTTGATTGAAGAGAAATATTTTTCTCCTCCTTAATTGAAttcattaaaagtttaatgattatttattttaattttctttagttttattAAGTAATAttctactaataaaaaagacatgtttttgtgaaattaaatctcatcaaattattttaagtgGCTTCTgtatgattaaatttaaaaaactgaggtactaattttaattttattttttgtaagttTGGGTAACCTAAATGAAAACATTGTCAGGTGATTCACTGCCGAAGAGGAAAATGGAtacaatttcatctttgaaGGGGAATTTTGATTGGTCTCAAACCATATGGGttcaatatttgaaattaattcaataatcttttattatatttcgtTGTTGTACTTTTGAGATATAATAGACTAACAAGAACTGtaacataaaacaatttttttcaaaaaattgttttatttatgttaaatgattcacaactttttaattttacaagttgATGAAGATGCGtatatcttattattattataattatcaatttcaaaaaaacaaaaaataaaacacaaacacgCGCAATTTTGACTAGAAATCAATCATGTTTATTATTCATAATTGGAAaagaatacaaatacaaataatgAAGACACGTACGGTGCGGTTGCAATTCAAAGAATATTCCTCAGAGCAAATCTAAAAATGAAGGCAACATCtatctcttctttattttatttcaatagcCATcctattatacatatatataggcAGCCTAGAACTCGATACAAATGTTGCAATTAACAACAATCTATGCATGCTTACGTGCGAACTCCAGAAGACATTGACAGAGTTCTTTAGGCCTAGAAGCAATTGCCATATGATCTGCTGGAATCTCAATCACTTCCTTAACCTCATTGTGTTCAATCATGAAGCGCTGCAATGACGGAACCACCAATAAATCTTGAGTACAAACAACATAATCTCGCACAACCGATCCAAATTTCTCCTTCGTGAACTTGTTTGCCTTGGCCAGACTTTCAAGAAACAATGATCCTGATCTCTTTAAAAGCGTTTGGAGACTGAGATCctgcaaacaagaaaaatatatcatcacTACACTAGTTATTACAGTCAAACAGATCAGTCCAAGATcgaaaatcaatttgtaatcaGATTCACGAGCCGTACCTCAGGGGAGGCAAGGTTAAAAGCAGTGGACTTCATGAATGTCTCATATCCCGCGGTTGAAGACACTACACTCTGCCACCCGTCTGCCACGGCTGGGctattttcaataaactaacaGAAAGAACAAAATGTATAAGGGTTTAATTTAAAGTTAGAGATGATTGGTAATGCCTTTACATTTGCATGTTTTCAATTAAAGGGCCTTaattaaatgcaaaataaaataaattgcgCTACCTTCTCTAACATATACGATGGCCGGTGCTCGGTATCAGGCAAGAATGCTGTAACAAAAACAGCTAGAGAAATCTTCTCTGGGAACTTCTCCATAGCAAAAGCCACGTTTAAGCCACCTAGACTATGACCCACCAATacaaccttttcattttcagCTAAGTTGGCCACGAACTCGATCAAGGGCTCATTATACTGATCAAAAGTAACAACTTCTTCCAGTGTTTTCGTGTTCACCCCTGATGCACTCATGTCAAGGGCTGTGACAGAGTGCCCAGCTGCCTCTAGCATTGTCTTCACCTTGTACCATGCCCAAGCTCCTGAAGCTGAACCATGGATCAAAACAAAATGCGTTGTTTGATTGTTGCTAtctcccatttttttttgttggctgATTGATAGTACTATAAACAAAGTAAAGGCTTTTGGTTTTGCTTGACAGTACGTAAAATTTTCGTAATGCCTTGAGTGTGCTTAGTAATGTCGTTGCTTGGTGGTATGTATAGAGAGTACCGTCTGTTGAAAAGTTGAAAGTAGGAAATGTCAagtcacatgttttttttttttttttttttatcaagaactCCTAGGCATTATTTTCTTTGACAAGTCAAGTCATGCGTTCGATCTTTGATGGTATTAACATGCAATATTGGGGAGGAagtgcaaaaaataattttgaaattcaacaattatatatatatatatatatatatatatatatatatatatatatatatatatatatatatatatatatatatatattcatgatgAAAAGCAGCCATGCTTTCTTCGTTGAAGAACTTCAAATAATATGACCAAGAAGATAGCTTGTTCTTGGAGAAGTTTACTCAAATACAAACGCAactctttcttctatttttcttctgtAATTTCTCAGGAAAATGAACATATTTCGTAACAGATCAGTTCAAGAttgaaaattcaaacaaaattctttcattgttttactttttcaatAGTTAATTATATTGGTTCTTGGTATCCTATTTTTACTGTACTTGCACGTGTAGTCGTTTCAGACTTTTATAATTTCCTTCTAAGtttcttttaaacaaaaaatttagtccctctctttattttctaacaacTGGCCCTTTATTTTCTAAAGGAAAAACGAACACCCAACACATCCGGATCTGAGGTTTAATAAATATGTGTGTTTGctaaattaaaatactaaaattttataaatgaattcAATGTTTTTAGTCATTTAAGCCGTAGTCAATCGCAATATCTAAACTCGGTCATCCGTCCcggatgccattaaccaaaactaatcacaaaatcaaacccaTCATCTCTCacggataccattagccgaaccCAATCATCATAATCAACTCGGCCATCtatctaggatgccattagccgaaccCAATCATCATAATCAACCCGGCCATCCCTCTAGGGTGCTATTTGTCGAGACTAATCATCACAAAACCCGGCCATCCATTTAGGATGTCATTGGCTGAAGGTAATCATCAATTGATCTCAGGCATCCCCGTAGGAtgtcattagtcgaagctaatcatcaatcacaacccggtcatctatctcggatgccattagccgaagctaatcaacaactcaatcaacatttcataattGGTTTAACATTCATTAACAACTCAATCAACAGTTCATAATCGGTTTAACATTCGGCAACAACTCAAGTTCATCAACAActcaattaacatttcataatcgGTTTACCATTCATCAACAACTTAATAATATATCATCgtcaaacaatttattttagaacatttacattatacaaaaaaaaggtggaaaccacctactTGTTCCTCCCGTGGGGTGTCCTTGCCCGGTCGAAGGTCCGATCTCGGTCACGCCACCTaacacatcaatggtcacaaatcagcacaTTTGCATTTTGAAATCACATGACTCATCACCATACATATTTCAAGAATCCACATGTTCACATTCCAGTGTTCCACACATATTACACAATCATACAATGAATTCGTTCCAGGCATTTAAGTCGATTCTAATATGGAAGTCTGTCACAGAACATCGGCATcaaaaactggttcgctggtGACACAGAATTGACAGCAAAAATTGGTTCGCTGGTGACATAGAATTCGGCagtgaaaactggttcgctagTGACatagaattcggcagcgaaaactggttcgctagTAACACATAAATCAACAACGAAAACTTGTTTGCTGGtgacataaaaatcaacaacgaaaactggttcgctggtGACACATAAATCGACAGAGATAACTAGTTTGCTGGTGATACataaatcggcagcgaaaacttgTTCGCTACTGATACATAAATTGGCAACGAAAACTAATTCACTACTGACACGAGAAGGTGTAAGCGTACTTAGTCTACTGCTTACTCGAAAATcgttgatgaaaattgagttgttgtagatccagaaatcatcaacgcaacacCTTTCTACGGGTGACCCTGGAATCGTCAACGTACTTAGTCTACTGCTtactcagaaatcattgacgaaaactgagttgcTGGCGACCTAGAAATTGTCAACGCAACACATTTTTAAGGCTAATGCTGGAATAATTCACGTACACAGCCTACTAGTGTCTCAAGAATTGtcgatgaaaactgagtcgctgccaaAAATTGTCAACGCAACCCATGTCTATAGCTGACGCTGAAATCGTCAGTGCACACAACCAATTATTGACTCAAgaatcgttgatgaaaactgggtcgctgctgacctagaaatcatcaaagCAACCCATGTCTGTAGCCGACACTGAAATCATTAGTGCACACAGCCTACTGCTGACTCAAgaatcgttgatgaaaactgagtcgctgctgacctagaaatcatcaacgcaactCATGTCGCTGCCGATTTACAATCGGTAGCAATGATGgagttgtttatgatttttctctttcCCTTAACTAAGCATAAGGTCTATGTTAGTTTACCCCCTTTCATAACTCATCCCCAACCGAGTTTGAACACGTATAAAAATTCAATCGCATTCAAAGTTTTATCACAAGACCATCAACAATACATAACCAATTCTCAACATACATATTCTTACAAAGAATCCCCTAAACATCACTTTAAGTCCTTAATGGTATTATCCAAAATTCATCAATACAATTTGTAGAAATTCAACGAAACGTAAACAAGTCCTACATTCATGCTATTTCACATCAACTTATGGAGGTTCATCATGTGAGATTTCGTTAATGGTCCTATTCTCGGTCGAAGCATATATGCCTCTTTTCTCCAATcttttgcatgcattttatCAAGTTTAACACAATAGTATCgccaacaacataaaaatcatacTCATACATATAACCATTTGCTTCCTAATTAAACAAGTTCATCCATTACACACACAAACTCAAGGTTTCCACATGCTTCTACGGTTCAAATGATAGTAAAATTCGGGTCA is part of the Populus trichocarpa isolate Nisqually-1 chromosome 7, P.trichocarpa_v4.1, whole genome shotgun sequence genome and encodes:
- the LOC127905538 gene encoding salicylic acid-binding protein 2-like; translation: MGDSNNQTTHFVLIHGSASGAWAWYKVKTMLEAAGHSVTALDMSASGVNTKTLEEVVTFDQYNEPLIEFMANLAENEKVVLVGHSLGGLNVAFAMEKFPEKISLAVFVTAFLPDTEHRPSYMLEKFIENSPAVADGWQSVVSSTAGYETFMKSTAFNLASPEDLSLQTLLKRSGSLFLESLAKANKFTKEKFGSVVRDYVVCTQDLLVVPSLQRFMIEHNEVKEVMEIPADHMAIASRPKELCQCLLEFARKHA